From Epinephelus lanceolatus isolate andai-2023 chromosome 2, ASM4190304v1, whole genome shotgun sequence, one genomic window encodes:
- the slc5a7a gene encoding high-affinity choline transporter 1, producing MTIHVEGLVAIALFYLLILFVGIWAAWKNKHSGEAEGTDRSETIMVGGRDIGLFVGGFTMTATWVGGGYINGTAEYVYLPDYGLAWAQAPFGYALSLVVGGLFFAKPMRSRGYVTMLDPFQQLYGKRMGGLLFIPALMGEIFWSAAILSALGATLSVIVDINIKMSVVISALIAIFYTLVGGLYSVAYTDVVQLFCIFVGLWISVPFALINPAVSDITVTAVKQVYQSPWRGSVNKTDTWVWIDNFCLLMLGGIPWQVYFQRVLSASSATYAQVLSFLAAFGCLVMAVPSVLIGAIGASTDWNQTSYGAISPKEKEQADMILPIVLQYLCPPFVSFFGLGAVSAAVMSSADSSILSASSMFARNIYQLAFRQSASDREIVWVMRITIFVFGGLATVMALVTGTVYGLWYLSSDLVYVIIFPQLLSVLFVKGTNTYGSVAAYLFGMVLRIGGGEPYLRLPPFIYYPGWITEERIHHMTGEKEEVIVQKFPFKTVSMIASFLGNVAFSYLAKYLFESGKISHKYDILDAVVSKHSGEIMDKTTLVTRGNNIGLSEMAPVKSRLSVTLATAFTRRDTLPKETVEEEEEESSPDSSHHDDE from the exons ATGACCATCCATGTAGAGGGGCTTGTGGCTATCGCGCTCTTCTATCTGCTGATCCTGTTCGTGGGCATCTGGGCGGCATGGAAGAACAAACACTCCGGGGAGGCGGAGGGCACCGACCGCAGCGAAACCATCATGGTCGGAGGGAGAGACATTGGATTATTTGTCGGTGGATTTACCATGACAG CGACCTGGGTTGGAGGAGGATATATAAATGGCACAGCTGAGTATGTGTATCTGCCTGATTATGGCTTGGCTTGGGCTCAAGCTCCCTTCGGATATGCCCTCAGTCTCGTTGTGG GTGGTCTTTTTTTCGCTAAGCCCATGCGCTCACGAGGTTACGTCACCATGCTGGACCCATTCCAGCAGCTGTATGGGAAACGCATGGGTGGCCTCCTCTTCATACCCGCACTGATGGGTGAGATCTTTTGGTCTGCTGCTATCCTATCAGCCCTCG GTGCCACACTGAGCGTCATAGTCGACATcaacattaaaatgtcagtggTTATCTCAGCGCTCATAGCCATCTTTTACACCCTGGTCGGAGGACTTTACTCTGTGGCCTACACTGACGTCGTGCAGCTCTTCTGTATCTTTGTTGGCCTG TGGATCAGTGTCCCCTTTGCTTTGATCAACCCTGCGGTGTCGGACATTACCGTTACTGCAGTGAAGCAGGTGTACCAGTCGCCCTGGAGAGGCAGCGTCAACAAGACTGACACCTGGGTCTGGATCGACAACTTCTGCCTCCTG ATGCTCGGAGGAATACCCTGGCAGGTTTATTTCCAGAGAGTTCTGTCCGCCTCCTCGGCCACCTATGCCCAGGTCCTCTCCTTCCTGGCTGCTTTCGGGTGCCTCGTCATGGCTGTGCCCTCCGTTCTCATCGGGGCCATCGGGGCCTCCACAG ACTGGAACCAGACAAGTTATGGTGCCATTTCTCCTAAAGAGAAGGAACAAGCAGACATGATTCTACCCATTGTGCTCCAGTACCTTTGCCCGCCATTTGTCTCTTTCTTCGGCCTGGGTGCCGTGTCTGCAGCTGTCATGTCCTCTGCAGACTCCTCCATCCTTTCAGCGAGCTCCATGTTTGCACGGAACATCTACCAGCTCGCCTTCAGACAGTCG gcTTCTGACCGTGAGATCGTGTGGGTGATGCGAATTACCATCTTTGTATTCGGCGGCCTTGCCACAGTAATGGCACTGGTGACCGGGACAGTTTACGGCCTCTGGTATCTGAGCTCAGACCTGGTTTACGTCATCATCTTCCCCCAGCTGCTCAGTGTGCTCTTTGTCAAAGGGACCAACACTTACGGCTCTGTGGCTGCCTACCTGTTCGGCATGGTGCTGCGTATAGGTGGAGGTGAGCCCTACCTGCGACTGCCTCCTTTCATTTATTACCCTGGCTGGATCACTGAGGAGAGAATACACCACATGACTGGAGAAAAGGAGGAAGTTATCGTCCAGAAGTTCCCCTTCAAGACCGTCTCCATGATCGCCTCCTTTTTGGGCAACGTTGCTTTCTCCTACCTGGCAAAGTACCTGTTTGAAAGCGGCAAGATTTCACACAAATACGACATTCTCGATGCAGTGGTGTCCAAGCACAGTGGGGAGATTATGGATAAGACGACACTTGTGACTCGTGGAAACAACATCGGGCTGTCGGAGATGGCGCCCGTCAAATCGCGGCTGAGCGTGACCTTGGCGACCGCCTTCACACGCCGTGACACGTTGCCAAAAGaaacagtggaggaggaggaggaggagtccaGCCCCGATTCCTCTCACCATGATGACGAATAA